The following proteins are co-located in the Besnoitia besnoiti strain Bb-Ger1 chromosome Unknown contig00007, whole genome shotgun sequence genome:
- a CDS encoding uncharacterized protein (encoded by transcript BESB_073380) yields the protein MQAVMQPSRKVSLRADELEERIGAAGCESVGARTGRSTGRAEQSHLRRRLAAGGANDGRPEDPIATCADLLRGGYEGASEPPSGEEQNPESPSNPVDSEDTPEAPQPKTEEDPPTVQLDAVTDELPGVPGLVDQLEDTKARLKRELQGSYPILETLVIWEIIETQATRLPTLLKEVGLTVSPLEQGLSLVTDPSAVAAAREARIARSKALILSRIKRLYSSCSELPNILRKARLLHHIGGRDEFPEVPEGAISQDTMKEMTDVLKKLLVAGSRSKPMQSGDSHWICGVFF from the exons ATGCAGGCCGTCATGCAGCCGAGCCGCAAGGTTTCTCTCAGGGCTGACGAGCTGGAGGAACGGATTGGCGCCGCCGGGTGCGAG AGCGTAGGTGCGCGGACTGGTAGAAGCACGGGGCGCGCTGAACAGAGCCATCTGCGACGGAGACTCGCCGCTGGTGGTGCAAACGACGGCCGTCCGGAGGACCCCATCGCCACTTGTGCAGATTTACTCCGTGGTGGCTACGAAGGTGCGTCTGAGCCTCCGTCTGGAGAGGAGCAAAATCCCGAGTCGCCATCCAATCCTGTGGACTCGGAAGACACTCCGGAGGCTCCACAACCAAAGACGGAGGAGGACCCACCCACCGTTCAGCTGGATGCCGTCACGGATGAGCTTCCTGGCGTGCCAGGGCTCGTCGATCAGTTGGAGGACACCAAAGCGCGGCTGAAAAGGGAGTTGCAGGGCAGCTACCCTATTCTGGAAACACTGGTGATCTGGGAAATCATCGAGACGCAGGCCACAAGGTTACCGACCCTTTTGAAAGAGGTTGGCTTGACGGTGAGCCCCCTTGAACAGGGTCTTTCGCTTGTGACCGACCcctccgctgtcgctgccgcgcgagaggcccgaATCGCTCGCAGCAAAGCCCTCATTCTCTCTCGGATAAAGAGATTGTATTCCTCGTGCTCTGAGCTCCCCAACATTCTCCGGAAAGCTCGCCTGCTTCACCATATCGGGGGCCGCGACGAATTCCCAGAAGTGCCGGAGGGAGCTATTTCCCAAGATACCATGAAGGAGATGACGGATGTCCTCAAGAAGCTGCTCGTCGCCGGGTCGCGTTCGAAGCCCATGCAATCTGGCGACTCCCACTGGATTTGTGGAGTTTTTTTTTGA
- a CDS encoding putative TIM17 protein (encoded by transcript BESB_073390), which translates to MPPRHDVTREPCPGRILEDLGGAFGMGALGGFLWHFAKGWRNSPKYEKFAGGMLSGSMKSPLVGSSFAVWGGLYATFDCSLIYLRGGKEDSWNPVLSGALTGGALSMRSGWRSCMKNAAIGGVLLGIIEVVQLAFQRSTGEGPTPRQQYRQYLEMEQAERRAAEAGSRSPSFFGGLFSPSSSSSSSSSSSSSSSSSSSSAAASSSSPASGGSLRSSEFLTERTGVSSA; encoded by the exons ATGCCGCCCAGGCACGACGTCACTCGCGAGCCCTGCCCCGGGCGCATCTTGGAGGatctcggcggcgcgttcGGGATGGGCGCGCTTGGTGGGTTCCTCTGGCATTTTGCGAAGGGATGGCGCAACTCGCCCAAGTACGAGAAGTTCGCGGGGGGGATGCTCTCCGGCTCGATGAAGTCGCCCCTCGTCGGCTCGTCCTTCGCCGTGTGGGGCGGCCTCTACGCGACATTTGACTGCTCGCTCATCTACCTCcgcggcggaaaagaagacagCTGGAATCCCGTCCTTAGCGGCGCGCTCACTGGTGGCGCACTGAGCATGCGAAGCGGatggcgcagctgcatgaAAAACGCGGCGATCGGCGGCGTTCTCCTCGGCATCATTGAAGTCGTACAACTG GCCTTTCAGCGTTCCACGGGCGAAGGCCCGACGCCCCGTCAGCAGTATCGCCAGTACTTGGAGATGGAGCAggcggagcgacgcgcagcggaggcgggctCGAGGTCGCCGTCTTTCTTTGGCGgactcttctctccttcctcgtcttcgtcctcatcgtcgtcttcatcctcttcttcatcgtcatcctcttcttcggccgCTGCTTCatcgtcgtctcccgcgtcAGGTGGCAGCTTGCGGTCCTCGGAGTTCCTCACGGAGCGCAcgggcgtctcctccgcgtaG